The genomic interval CAAAACCATATGTAGTTTCTTCTTCACCTGCAAACGGTTCTGCCAAAGTGAGCCTGAGCACGGTAAGTATTGCTGCCAATAATTTACACATACCTGCTGTGCCCGGGTACCAAGGAGGAGTGGAAAACGGAACTATCGACAGCTCGACAGTCAAATTATTGAGAATTGTTGATGGGGTTTCGTCCAAAGTGAACGGCGTTGTACAGGGAACCGGCGGTGGCGACGTGATCAGTTTTTCACCGTCCAAAGGCCTGGAAGCCAATGCAGTTTATAAATTTATTATTACTGCCGGTGTAAAATCCTACTCCGGTGCGGGATTTACTCCATATGAAGCTACTTTCACCACTGCTGCCGCTAAAATTGACTCAACCAACATTCTGAATGCGCGGTTTACCAAAGTGCCAATTCCGGGTACACAGGATAAAAAGTATACCTCACTTGTGATAGGCCCGGATGGAAAGTTTTATGCGCTGCGCCTCGACGGTGCCATTGAGCGATATACCATTAACCATACGGACGGCTCATTATCAGGCCAGCAAATTATCACTACATTGTTCTCCAAGTATGGTAACCGGTCGGCAATCGGGCTGGTATTTGCACCCCAGTCCACTGCGTCCAATTTAATTGCTTATGTATCCCATTCCTCTCCCGGACTTGCAGCTGCACCTACTTTCGATGGTAATATTTCCCGTTTACAGGGGCCAAACTTACAGGATGAACAATTGATAATAACAAAACTGCCGCGCTCAAAAAGGGATCATTTAGTAAATGGCCTGGCTTTTGGGCCTGACGGTGCGCTTTACATTTGCCAGGGAAGCATGAGTTCCGCAGGTTCTTATGATGCTGACTGGCAACGGGACGAGGTACTTCTATCCGGTGCAGTCCTGCGGCTGAACCTGTCCAAACTTGATGCATTTACACTGCCGCTGGATGTAGAAACTACCTCGAATCAGAATCTGATCAATAACGCGCCATCAGTATCTGCCATGATGAGCGACAGTACGTACAATCCATATGGAAGTGCATCACCTCTAACCATTTATGCATCCGGGGTCCGTAATGCTTATGATCTGGTCTGGCATTCCAACGGCCAGCTTTACCTGCCCACAAATGGCTCAGGCGGTGGAGGCAATTCACCGGAATCCGTGATGGGAACACGCAGACCGGACGGCACCTCTTATGCAGGCGCGGAAATAGATGCTACCAGAAGTATACAGCCGCAGCATGACTGGATGTTCCGCGTCAATCCGGCCAGATCAGTTGGTTATTATGGCCATCCTAATCCGTTAAGAGGTGAATATTCTTTGAACAGGGGATTCAAAGACAACCCATTGTATTTACCCTCCATATCAGCAGATACGCGTTACCGGCCTGCCGCTTATGATTTTGGTCTTAATAATTCCCCTAACGGTGTTATTGAATATAAAAGCAGCACATTCGGAGGAATTTTAAAAGGCAAATTACTCGTTTGCCGGTTTTCGGGAGGCGGTGATATTGCTGTGATGAAACCCGGTTCTACCGTTAAAACAACGATAGCAGGCAGCGACGATTCGATTTATGATATTGCCAAGGTCACCACAGGCTCTGGAAATAATGGATTGGTGGGTATGTCGGGCTTCGGCAATCCGCTTGATATTGTGGAAGATGTAATCAACGGTAATTTGTATGTGATTGAGTATAACTGGAACGATAGTCCGAACCTGACTACACAAATTACGCTGCTGCGTGTTGAGGCTTCTCCCGCTCCGGCTTTACGTACAGCTGCAAGTTATGAACCAGCGGAAAACAGCTCTGAAAACAAAAAATATGATATTACATTAACCAACAAAGGCGGTGATACTTTACAAGTCAAAAGCATACGTTTGGCAGGAAAAGAAGCTTCGAAATTTAAAATTACCGGACTTCCCCTACCTACTGATAAACTGCCCATGCAGGTTCGTCAGAATAGTTCTGTATCATTTAAGGTAATTTCCAAAGCGGCAATTCCCAGCTTATCTTCCTACGTAAAGCTCATTGTAACTGCCATGGATGATACAGAAACAGAGGTCGATCTCAACAATGCGCTGGAAGCAAATCAAATTGATTTTAATGATATATCAGCAGAAATAAAGGAAAATGAGAACTATAATATTCAGGTCTATCCAAATCCAAATCTCGGGCATCCGGTATCGGTTCAACTGAAGAATTTCAACCGAAACGAGCCCTTAACGATACAATTATATGATCAAAAAGGTATTGTTCTGAAAACGGTTCGGGCAACAGCAGATGCAGATGGCAGATACAGCATGCGAATGGATATGGCAAATTATAAAAGCAGTTTTTATATCCTCCGGGTGGATTATTCGGCCGGATTTAAATTTGCCAAAATTGTGAATATCAATTAACCGGGTTCCGATCTATGAAAAGCACTATTTTTAAAGTAAATCAGATAAGATTTACCTTTTAAAGCATATCGGACTTAAACATAAACGCCGGACTCTGATGAAAAAGCAAATGTTGATATTGACAATTCTGTTTTTATTCGTTTGTTATACATTTTGTTTTGCTCAATCACCATCACCAACCCAGCAAACGGTTATTAATAACGGTGTTAGTCTAGGTTCTGCTATTGCCGTGGCTATCTCATGGTCCAGAAATAAATCTATTCTATGGGCAATTATACACGGTATCCTAAGCTGGTTTTACGTAATTTATTATTATTTCAGCCGCTAAATAAGCTTTCTTTAAAATGAATTTATCAATTGGACTATTTCAATCGGTTGATTCATTTTTGTTACAGCTTTAATGATGTATTGCCGTATTCAGCTTTATATGTATAAACTGAATACGGGAACAGAAAACTGGCGACGGCTTTGGAAACAAGGCATGCAATGACAATGGGAATAAACAAAACGTAATTATCGGCAATAGCACATACCAGAAAAATGGAAGTTAAAGGAGCATGGATACTGGCACTCAATACTGCTCCCATTCCAATCAGTATAAAATTGGCGGGAATCAGATCCAGCTTAAAAAAATGATTGAGAGTCACGCATACAATTAGTCCCAGAAATGCACCTATAAAAAGACTCGGTGCAAAAACGCCACCGTCACCACCAGCTCCTAAGGTAACCGATGTGATGAGTGGTTTTAAAATCAGCATCAGGAATAAAGGAAACATCACATTCATAACCGGTAATGGTTTCAGGTCATTCAGACTTTTAATTCCCTCATAACCATCTCCATACAGATCAGGAAAGATGAATATTAGCGTTGAAATGAAAAGTGCACCACCTATTACCTTTAAATAATCATTGGACAGGGAATGAAATAAATTCTTAAAAAATAACACGCTTTTAGTCAGATACACGGCATTGAACCCGGCAGCTATACCCAGAATGACCATAGATGGCAAGGCATTTAAATGCCACTCTGTTATGTTAAAATGAAATATTTGTTTGTAAAAGAAAAAGTGAGTCAATAAGGAGGAAGTCAGGACGGCTGTGATCACGGATGCACTGTGAAGTTTACTTTTTCTTTTGGTAAAGACTTCAAATGCAAACAAAAAACCCGCAACCGGTGCGTTGAAAAGTGCAGTTACCCCGGCTGCCAAACCAGCACATACCAGATCGGTTTTATATCGGCGTAAAAACCCCGCCTTCCTGCTTGACAATGCTCCGATTGCTGCAGTGGAGACAACAGTAGAAACTTCAATACCGGTTGACCCGCCAAAAATAACTGTAAGAAACCCATTGAAATAATGGGAAGGGATTTTGTATGCCGGAAGGGAATTACCTTTTTTGTTTACAGTATCAAGAACTTCTTTAATTCCTTTGTTGGCCTTATTCCTGAACAGGAAACGGCGCAAAATATGAATGAGGCTAAGCCCCAGAAGCGGCAGTAAAAAAATCAGGTAATTGTTATGACGCATCTGTTCTAAAAAATGTTCTTCATAATGCTCAGTCATAACTTTTAGCGTATCAGCAAGCAAAGCGGACAATACACCTGTTACTGCTGCGGCGGCAAGCACTGCCAGTGTCCTTTTAGATTTTATTTTTTGATATGGGGTAAAATTCATTGAATTTAATTTTCCAGTTTTTTTTAAATGAATTATCTGTATCTGCGCTGCCAGAACTTGTACCAGTTCTTATTGGCAGGATATTTCCTATGGGACGCCAGGTTATTCACAAGTATGGCAACCAGCAACAATATGACTGCTCCGGATAATACCGGGCTGATCACGTACATATAACCAAGACTGGTAATTTTTTCGGAACCGATATTGGCAATCAATGCCGTGGCACCGCCCGGAGGATGCAGCGTTTTGGTGATCTGCATCATAACAATGGACAGTGAAACCGCGAATGCAGAGGAAAGCCAGATCTCGTTAGGAATGATATAATGTACTGTAACGCCAATCAACGCACATATTACATGGCCACCAATTAGATTCCGGGGTTGTGCAAGCGGACTATTGACAATACCATAGATCAGAACTGAGGAAGCACCAAATGAACCGATCAGAAAAACATTGTCGGTTACATTGAAACTTTTACTATTAATGTAGCCAATCAGTGCTATACCGGCAAACGAACCAATAAAGGTCCAGATATGATCCTTGAAGTCAATCAGTGTTTCTTTGTACACAACATATCGCGCGAGGCGTATATGTTTTTTAAATCTTTTTGGCAAAACTTACTATTGCAATGTTATACTAAATGAACCCTGATAGAATTTGAATGGTTCGCAGGAGAAAAATATAAGTTTTGAAAATAATCTTCTTTAACTGAGTAATCCAGAATCAAAATTTCAAATATGCAGGCTGACTTCATTCTTTCGGCTATTATATGCCTTAATAAGTGCCACCTTAATTTCTTCCAGTCGCAGGGGTTTTGAAATGTAATAATCCATACCGGCGGCCAGGCATGCTTCTTCATCTTCACGCATAGCGTTGGCAGTCATGGCTACAATATAAGGCTGCTCCATCTGATGGCTGCGTATGCGGCGCGTTGCACCCAGTCCGTCAAGTTCCGGCATTTGCACGTCCATAAAGACCAGATCAAATTTTTCAGAGGTCGCCCTTTCGCATGCTTCCAATCCGTTATGGGTTATCTGTGGTACGTAGCCTAGTTTTTTCAGGATATTAACAAACAATTTCTGATTGATTAGGTTGTCTTCCGCCATCAGGATATGCATTGGATAATTTACTGCAAAATCGGTCGAAAATTCTGCATGAACAGGCAAAGCAACAGACACAACTGTTTCCTGCTTCGTCAGGTGCTGCTGTATCAGTTTCCCTAACTGATGGTGCCTTACCGGTTTGGTTAAAATAGCTGCGAATAGCTCCTTGTGGTTTTTACCGATTTCATTTCCCACCGAACTAAGCAGGAAAACGGGTAACTGGGGATAACGGCGCTTTATAATGCCAGCCAGATCAATACCGTCCATTTCCGGCATTTGCTGATCGGTAATTACAAGGTCAAAAACCGAACCGCTATCTAATATCTGCAACGCCTGCTGAGCCGATGAAGCTAGCGCAGGAAGGAGTTTCCATTGCTGCATCTGATTTTGAAGAATTCTCAGGTTTGCCGCGTTATCATCAACGATCAGGACAGATTTTTCTCCATTGCCGATCAGATTCAGATTTTCGTAAATATCTTCCTTCACCTGCTGGCCAACCCCGGTAATGATGGAAAAGTGAAAAGTGGTACCCTGATCCACAACACTGTTTACGCCTATTTCCCCTCCCATCAGGTTTACGAGCCTCTGACTGATAATAAGGCCAAGTCCGGTCCCCCCGTATTTCCGTGTATGTGATGAATCCACCTGCGAAAAAGCTACAAAAAGCCGGTCAAGTTTGTCGCCGGCAATGCCTATACCCGTATCTTTTATCTGAAAGTTGATCTTTACTTCACCATCACCTATCGCCTCCACTAGCTGTATATCAATACTAATCTCACCCTTTTGTGTAAACTTCACAGCGTTTCCTACCAGATTGATCAGTATTTGCCTAAGCCTCTGGCTATCACCAACAATCTGACGCGGAACCTGCGGGCCAATTTCATACACAAGGTCAAGCCCAATTACAGCAGCCCTTGCAGAAAATAAGTCCAGTACACTCTCTATACAATCCCTGAGATTAAAACTGATCGCTTCAAGCTCCATGTTACCGGATTCTATTTTGGAAAAATCCAGGATATCGTTAATCACGGCCAACAGGCTGTCACCGCAACTGATAATTGTTTCAGTGTATTCAGACTGCTCCGAATTCATTTCCGTCTGCGACAACAGCATGGCCATTCCGATTACACCATTCATTGGTGTGCGGATCTCATGGCTCATTGTGGCAAGAAATACACTTTTAGCCATATTTGCCTTCTCGGCTTCCTGCCGGGCAAGTTGTTCCTGTTCATTCTGAAGGTGCAGCTCCTGATTTAGCTGCCGTAGATGGTCCGACTGTTTCTGAAGCTCCTTCTTTTGCTCGATAATCTGTACGGTCCTTTGTCTAACCTGCTTTACCAAAAATTTCTTTTGTCCCTCAATCACACTCACACGCAGCCTGTAAACAGCATAAATAATTCCTGCCATCAGCATCAATGCAAGTGCGCGAAACCAAAGCGTTTGCCAGAACGGAGGAGTAATATGTATCACCACGCTGGTTCCGGTTTCATTCCAAAGCCCGTCATTATTGGACGCTTTAACCCTGAATATGTATTCCCCCGGATCAAGATTGGTATATGTAGCTTTTCTTGTAGTTCCGCTGTATATCCAGTCTTTATCAAAGCCTTTCAACTGATAGGCATATTGATTTTTTTCTGACATCGTATAATTCAACGCCGCAAACTCGAATGAAATAACAGACTGATCATAGGATATTGTGATCTCTTTTGTCTCGCTGATATGTTTTTCCAGAACAGAATTTTTATCCGCAACCGAAACACGCTTATTGAAAATCTGAAAATCGGTAAGATATACCGGCGCTATATATTTGTTCCCAACCAGTTTATCAGGATAAAAAGAGCTGAAACCTCTCACCCCCCCAAAGTACATTTCGCCGTCACTTGTCTTGAAAAAGGAATTGCTTTTAAATTCATTTCCCTGTAATCCGTCTGCGAGTGCAAAATTCTGGAAAGATTTTGTTTTCGGGGTAAACTGTGAAAGTCCGTTGTTTGTACTAAGCCACAAGCTGCCTTTGTTATCTTTCATGATAGCATGTACCACATTGCTGGCCAGTCCGTCTTTTTCTGTATAGGCAGTAAAGGTTTGTTTTTTTACATCAAAAAAGTTCAGGCCTCCACCTAATGTACCGATCCACAAGTTCCCGTTTTCAGCTTCGTAAATAGATTGTATCTTGTTACTGGATATGGACTTGGGATTAGCATCGCTATATTTAAAATGCTTGAATTTTTTCTGGCTGGATCCAGCAGGTTTAATCCTTCATAGGTTCCTACCCAGATATTTCCTGCCCTGTCCTGAAAAACCTTGGTTACAATATCGCCGCTTATACTGTTACTGTCATTAGGATTGTTCCTGTAATGGGTAAACTTCCCGCTATTGATATCGTAAAATTCCAACCCGCCCTTCCACGTGCCCAGCCAAATATTGCCATCCCGGTCCTTAAACAAATTATTTACGTCAGAAATACCCAGACTTAGCGGATCTCCCAGTTTGGGCATATGGTGTTTAAATACTCCGGTTTTAATATTAAATAAATCAAATCCACCATTGTGGTAGCCTAATCCTAGCACATCCTGAGATACCTGGATAACCGCTATCACATAATCATTACTGATCGAATTTGGGTTGTTAATATCGTTTTTATAGTGCGTAAAGGTTTTTGTCTTTCTGTCAAACAGGTTCAAACCTCCACCATCAGTCCCGATCCAGATTTTATCAGGATCATTATCTCCGCAAATGGATAGTACAATGTTGTTGCTTAAACTTTGTGAACGGTTGGCAATGTTGCGGTAAGTGGTAAATTTCTTCCCAAATTTTGGCAGAAAATTTACACCGCCAGCATAGGTCCCAATCCAGATATTTTCTGCCACATCACGATAAATGCAGTATACAGAATTGTTACTTAAACTGGAATAATCTTCTTCTTCGTGTTTCAATGTTGTAAATTGTCCGGCATCAATATCATAAATGCTAATTCCGCCATTCTCCGTACCGATCCATAATTTCCCATCCTTATTCTGAATAATGGAAAGTATGTCATTATGAGCAATGCTGTTCGTTTTACCAGGCTCATGCAAAAAATTGCGAAAAGTGTTACTATCAGGTTGAAATACAGACAATCCGCCCCCATGTGTCCCTACCCAGATATCACCTTTTTTGTCCTTAAATAACGCTTTTATCCAGTCAGAATTTAGAGTGGTATCATCCGGGCCTTTAAAGAATGCGCTGTATGTACCGTTTTCAGGATTGAACCTGTACAAACCTTTTTCAGATCCTACCCACAATGTCCCGTCGTTATCTTCAATGATACGCGTTATGTAACTGGCACTCTCTAGTTTTTTGTTTTGTCCGGCCAGCGGATAGGATTTGGACAAACCGCTTTTTTCATTAAATGACAGTAAACCGTGATTGGAGCCCAGCCAGATCCTGCCTTTACTGTCCTGAAAAATATCGTTAATACTGTGCTTTAAAGATGCGTGATTGTAGTGTTTAAAATTATTTTTATCCCTGTCAAACCTGTTCAGGCCGGCCGTAGTGGCAATCCATAAATCACCTTTTCTATCTTCCAGAATGTCCTGGATGTAACTGTCGTCAATACTGGTGCTGTCAGAAGATTCATGTTTGTAGTGCGAAAAGGTGTAGCCATCATATTTATTTAGCCCGTCCTCACTGCCAAACCATACAAAACCCTCTCTATCCATCAGAATGGCACTGATATGGTTTTGCGATAATCCCTGGTTGGTAGACAGGTGTCTGAACCTGGGGGTTTGTCCTAATAATAATATAGGGTTAACGACCAGAATAAGCAGCCACAGGAAACAATTTACAGAAGGATATTTCATATTGCATTAAACATGCAATAAAATTAACGAAAGTATCTCATATACCTCAATAATTCTACATAAAAAACACTATTTTTAAATTTAGTTTGTAGAAATTATTTATATAAATTTTTATATTTATATTTTTTATCATTATTATTAAATTTATTCGGCTTAAAAAAGTACGGGGAAGTACCGATATTTCCGGCACCTCCCCTGATCATATTACTATGAACTAAATGTTCAGTTACGGATGTCAAAAGTATATTCTCCCGAACCAAGCGGAATAATCACCTGTCCCTCCGACTGGCTTACCCCTTTCCATTTTGCTACACTTTTGCCATTTTCACTGATCTGATCCAGGTTTTTGGCCGGTAGATAAAGTGCAGCGGTTGTATTGGCAGGAATACTTGTTTTATAGATCCATCCGTTTGTCGTGAGCCTCCATTCACTGCTGATCCTGCCATAAACCGAATCGTAATAACCCTTGGCAAACTTCATTTTTTTGTCCGGATCAGGCGTTGGTTTCAGGATAAATTCTTTAAAACCTGCCTTTTCCGGATGTCTTTGAATTCCCAGGGAATTATTATACATCCAGGCTGCTACCGCTCCAAACGAATAATGATTAAAGGAATTCATGCTGTTATTCCCGCCAAATCCTTTGTCTAATGTATAAGAATTGAGCCGTTCCCAAATGGATGTCGCACCATTGACAACAGAATATAACCACGAAGGGTAATCCTGTTGCTGCAAAAGCCGGTAAGCATTGGCATCATTGCCATTCTCGGACAATGCTTCGGCGACCGATGCAGTTCCCAGGAAACCTGTCATTAAGGAATAAGCAGGACGTTCAATACCTTCATCATCTTTATTTTTCCGTTCTATCGTTTCGTTCAGAGCAGCAATGGCAAAAGGTTTATTTTCTTCACTGAAAACTCCTAATGCAAGTGGAATAGCGTAGGAAGCCTGTGTATCAATTACCTGTCCTTTATCTGATTTCTGGTTTTGCTGCTGCTGGTTCGGCGGCCCGAATGAAGGTGCTTTCACGCCTGATTTTATTGTTTTATGTGAAGATTTATCAAAATAAATTTCGTTAAATACCTGTTTGACTTCACTTTGCCTTTTCCCAAACAGAGCTGCATCGTCCTGCTTGCCAAGGATAGTTGCTACTTTTTGCATAATTTCCAGATCATACGAAAAATAGGCCATCCAGAATAACGTATTATCATTCTTGTTTCCTTCCGGACTTAGCCAGTCACCCAGCGGCCCTTCATTCAGAATTCCAGTTGTTTTTTCAACTTTTGATTCCAAAAAAACAATGTAACGCTTCATTGCATCATAATGTTCTTTCAAAAGTGCGATATCTCCATACTGGCGGTACGTTTCCCAGGCCACTATAATTCCCGCACTCCCCCATAGTGTTCCACCAAAACCTCCGCCCATTGGCGCAACATCCGTAAAACGTCCATTTTCGGCCTGTACATCACGCATGGCCAGCATGTGCCTTCTCAAAAAGAGATCTGCATTGGTAAGATACGTGGCACTTTTTGAGAAAACAGAAATGTCCCCGCTCCATCCCATCCTTTCATTTCGGGCAGGCGTATCAGTGGGTATCGAAAGAAAATTACTGCGGAGCGACCAGGTAATGTTTTGCCAGAGCTTGTTAACCAGTGGATTCGAAGTTTCATAAGCCGACGATAAAGACGAAATAGAACTGATCACCAATCCTTTTACGTCGGTTACCGGAACTGGCTGGTCCAGGCCTGTCAGTTCAAGATAACGGTAGCCATGAAAAGTAAACCGTGGCTGAATCGTTTCGTTACCGCCTTTCAGAATATAAAGATCCTGGGTAAGCGCCGCGCGGATATTTTCCATCATCACCATACCCGTATTCTCCTTGTATTCCGCCAGGCCTGGATACTTCACTTCGGCATATCGCAAGGTAATTACCTGTCCTTTTTTACCATTTTTTATCAGTATCTGCGGGAAACCAACCATGTTCTGCCCCATGTCGTACACAAATACTTTTGGCCTCACTTCCTCTACTTTTTGCGCAGGCATCGTTTTCACCAGGCTTGCATTGCTGCCCATTTGTCCCGTAAGCCGGAAATCCTTATAATCCAACGTCGATTTCCTGCCCATAAAATCAGTAAATGTTCCCAGATACGTGCTTCCTTCGAGCGGCACTTCGACTGCCGGTTTCCAACCTGAATCATTATAAGAGGCAGTTGCCCAGTCTTTGATTAAAATTTCTTTCGTAGCGTCGTACACTTCCCCCTGAAAAAAGGAACCATAGCGAACCGGGCCATCATTGAAAAACTTCCAGTTATTCGGATTTGATGTTATAATCTGTTCTGAACCATCAGAATATGTTATGACGATTTTGCTCAGCAATGACTGGCGGTCACCAAAATAATTCCAGCTTTCACCACTGAATGTGATATTCCCGCTCCACCAGCCTTCACTTAACCACGCCCCTATCGCATTTTTCTGTCCTTGTTTCAGCTCAGCAGTAATATCATAGGTCTGATACATGTGGTGTTTATTGTACTGCGTCAATCCCGGATTGAAGTAATCGTTACTTACCCGGTTTCCATTCAGGTACAACTCATAAATTCCACGAGCGGTAACGTACAACCTGGCATTTGCAATCTTTTTGGCCTCTATAGTAAAAGTGTTTCTCAGCATTGGTGCCGCATTCCGGCTTGGATTCGCAACAACAAGCGCAGAACCTTTAATGATATATTCGTTATTTTCGACTGTCAGGTTTTCAGATTTAAAAATACCTGCATAAGGTTTTTTATCAGGAACTTCTGTAAACAAAGTATTGGAAGGAAAACGATAATTCCTGATCTCAACCTGTGAAAAACGAGCCGTCTGGTTTTCAGTCACCTTAAAACCAATATCAGCGAGCATGGGAAAACTGATAAAATTGTTTCCGCTGCCAACCGGATTAAGATTGATCCCACGTGGAGCGAATGGAGAAGGCGAGGCATTTGTTTTCTCTTTCAGTTTATTAGTTTCATCTTTTCCATCTACCAGAATTTCAAACAAACCGAAATTACATTCCGCCAGAATCGTATGCTTTTCATACTTATTGGTGTTATTAATCAGTTTCTGAGGAATTTCAAGGCTTTTAAACGGCACATCAGCTTTGTCATCTTTGGAATAACCAACCCTGTAAATATTAATTTTGGCAAGCCCATCCGGTGAATCAGTAACCGATGAAATATCAAGCTCGAAAGCAATATAACTCTCATTCAGTCCGTTAGCCATGCCCATCAGGTTCAGGTCTTTGTTCATCAGCCGCTTATCGTTGGCACCGATCACAAAAGCTGCCCTTGTAGAACTAGTGGTTTTATCCAGCTGTATCCCGTACTGAAACTTGAAAACGGATAAGTAATGAGAATAAAATACAAGGTCATCGTTACCGCCGCCAATCCATTTAGCTCCCGACCATGCCGAAATATCCGGATTCATCAGGCCGATTTCAAACCATGATTCCGCACCTGATAGGGCCCCTGTATTATCCCACACCGTTACCTTCCATGTATATCTTGTCGTTGGTTTCAGGGTTGTTCCGGCATATTCAATACCATGCGAAAGGTCCGAACTCACTTTTTTCGAATCCCATACTGTCTGGTTTTTCTGATCGGATACGACAATCTGCCATGCCTTTTGGGCATAACCTTTTTTCGCATCCAATGCCTTCATTTGCCAGGAAAAATGCGGATTGGCCTGATCTGTCCCCAACGGAGCCTGCTGGTAATCAACGTTCAGATTTTCAATGGTAACCCGTGCAAAAACAGGGCAGAAAAATGACAGACAGATTAAAAAAGTAAAGGTCAGGATTTTCATGTTTTAAATTTGATTACAAAATAATTGTTTGGTAAGAACCTTCTGTTTGTTAAAAGCCAAATAAAAGATTCTCTCCTGTTGCAATAAATATAATCAAATCAAGAAATATTTAAACCCCGGCAAAAGGAGAAACGGATCATTGGCTAATAAAAACAAGTGATGTTATGAGAATAAACGAAAAATAACCTGATGTTTTTAAAAAACTAATAAGTATAACCAGTAACTAAAATAATCGTTGTATTACAAAAATTCCGAGCTACATTGTGCGGTACAAATAACTGAAGCAGGCTTTTAATTATTTTATACAATTACTATATAGGTTACACATTAACTACTTGACCATGAATCATGTAAAGTCTGTATACATAGCTGATGATGACCAGGAAGACCGCTTGCTCATTCGGGAATCTTTGGAAAATATTAACAGGGAAATTAATATAACCGAGATTGAAAATGGAGTTGAGTTACTGGATCAGCTTAACAATACCGACCAGGAAAATCCGGCACTAATAATACTGGATATGAACATGCCACGTATGAGCGGTCTTGAGACACTTAATAAAATAAGATCAAGCGCCAGTTTACAAAATGTACCGGTTATAATGGTTTCCACCAGCTCCGATCAGCTCCTGATCAACCTGGCTTATGATGAAGGGATTAGCGCTTATATTACGAAACCAGTCAATATTCACCAATACAAGCTCATGGCAGAAGCCATTCATGTATGTTACCTGAACAGTCGTCCTACACTTGTACATTACTC from Dyadobacter sp. NIV53 carries:
- a CDS encoding alpha-L-rhamnosidase, translated to MKILTFTFLICLSFFCPVFARVTIENLNVDYQQAPLGTDQANPHFSWQMKALDAKKGYAQKAWQIVVSDQKNQTVWDSKKVSSDLSHGIEYAGTTLKPTTRYTWKVTVWDNTGALSGAESWFEIGLMNPDISAWSGAKWIGGGNDDLVFYSHYLSVFKFQYGIQLDKTTSSTRAAFVIGANDKRLMNKDLNLMGMANGLNESYIAFELDISSVTDSPDGLAKINIYRVGYSKDDKADVPFKSLEIPQKLINNTNKYEKHTILAECNFGLFEILVDGKDETNKLKEKTNASPSPFAPRGINLNPVGSGNNFISFPMLADIGFKVTENQTARFSQVEIRNYRFPSNTLFTEVPDKKPYAGIFKSENLTVENNEYIIKGSALVVANPSRNAAPMLRNTFTIEAKKIANARLYVTARGIYELYLNGNRVSNDYFNPGLTQYNKHHMYQTYDITAELKQGQKNAIGAWLSEGWWSGNITFSGESWNYFGDRQSLLSKIVITYSDGSEQIITSNPNNWKFFNDGPVRYGSFFQGEVYDATKEILIKDWATASYNDSGWKPAVEVPLEGSTYLGTFTDFMGRKSTLDYKDFRLTGQMGSNASLVKTMPAQKVEEVRPKVFVYDMGQNMVGFPQILIKNGKKGQVITLRYAEVKYPGLAEYKENTGMVMMENIRAALTQDLYILKGGNETIQPRFTFHGYRYLELTGLDQPVPVTDVKGLVISSISSLSSAYETSNPLVNKLWQNITWSLRSNFLSIPTDTPARNERMGWSGDISVFSKSATYLTNADLFLRRHMLAMRDVQAENGRFTDVAPMGGGFGGTLWGSAGIIVAWETYRQYGDIALLKEHYDAMKRYIVFLESKVEKTTGILNEGPLGDWLSPEGNKNDNTLFWMAYFSYDLEIMQKVATILGKQDDAALFGKRQSEVKQVFNEIYFDKSSHKTIKSGVKAPSFGPPNQQQQNQKSDKGQVIDTQASYAIPLALGVFSEENKPFAIAALNETIERKNKDDEGIERPAYSLMTGFLGTASVAEALSENGNDANAYRLLQQQDYPSWLYSVVNGATSIWERLNSYTLDKGFGGNNSMNSFNHYSFGAVAAWMYNNSLGIQRHPEKAGFKEFILKPTPDPDKKMKFAKGYYDSVYGRISSEWRLTTNGWIYKTSIPANTTAALYLPAKNLDQISENGKSVAKWKGVSQSEGQVIIPLGSGEYTFDIRN